The sequence below is a genomic window from Gammaproteobacteria bacterium.
CACCGTCGGTGCGGCGGACATTCATGTGGTGTATGGCCACGGTGGCGGGCAGGTGCAGGACGCTTTTTCCGACAGCAGCGTCAGTTGGGTGGAGCAGTCTGAGCAGTTGGGCACGGGCCATGCTGTGGCGCAAGCCCTGCCCGAGCTGCCGGACGACAACCTGGCACTGGTGCTCTACGGCGATGTGCCG
It includes:
- the glmU gene encoding bifunctional N-acetylglucosamine-1-phosphate uridyltransferase/glucosamine-1-phosphate acetyltransferase (forms a homotrimer; catalyzes the acetylation of glucosamine-1-phosphate and uridylation of N-acetylglucosamine-1-phosphate to produce UDP-GlcNAc; function in cell wall synthesis); translation: MALSIIILAAGQGTRMRSVLPKVLHPLGGKPLLGHVIDTAHTVGAADIHVVYGHGGGQVQDAFSDSSVSWVEQSEQLGTGHAVAQALPELPDDNLALVLYGDVP